Genomic window (Daucus carota subsp. sativus chromosome 5, DH1 v3.0, whole genome shotgun sequence):
TAGCCACCAACTTCTGAGATGATACAGCTTCCTTAATCACTTGTGTGATATTAATAAGGTCAAAAATGgtcttgcaaaaaaaaaaaaatcgatcaAAAAATGATATAAGTCGCATTCTGTCTTTTTACAAAACTGTTCGTGGCTCATTACCAACCCCTTTTACCTTTCATCTACTCCCATTATCACATTTCGTGTAGCATTTCCGTATTTAGTAAAGATGACTATGCAGCAGTCGCATTGGGAAGCCTAAACAATTTGGGCCGTTTGAATGAGCTTAAAAtgagtgcttcttgcttaaaataaaaaagtggagtagaagttagacgcaagttaagacttataagtgattaaagtgtttgggaaataagtagaaaccctgaaacaaaagctagcattcctagttttttataagtatttttcgACTTTGtacaaaataagtgcttctaccTTATAAACCCAGAAACCGGCTTTAAAAGCCTTTGCCAAACAGCCACTTTATCTTCGCAATACTACTTCTCTTCTGAAGATTACACCAAACTATGCATTTTGATTGTTGAATCATGATATTGAAATATCCGGGACAAAAACAATTGACGTGTATTTTAAAGAGGCAAAGACGAATTTTATTCGGGCTTTTACCTCAAGTTGatgatttgtaaaataatttctCTGCTGATTGTTAAAGGACTATAGTTTAAGCGGAAATCGCCCCGCCCATTTCTGTATGTGGACGACGGAACCTAGATTTCGAAACAGTCGGGAACAAAATAATAGACAGTTCAATTCTGTGGGTTAGCTCCGACCCAGACAGAGGCAACTGAACAATTCATCTTCGCAATATAAACGAcaactgaaaattttatatgatgatTAATGTCAACCCTTGCTATTACAAAAATCCCTCAATACATAACATGGTCTGTATCGGTTTAAACCGGTACAACCACGTAAAAAAAACTACAGGGGAATTGAGGAATCATTTACAAAAGGAGAAACCTGATTAGTTTCATCTACAAATATTCAGTTTTTATGTCTGGTTTATTGTAAACTTGTACTCAGGCTCTAAATTTCTCCGCCGTTTGCCATCATGCTTCACTTGCTCAGATCTTGCTACCTAAGGCTGTTGCTTTCTTACCGTGCAACCTAAACTCCGaggtttagaaaaaaaaaaaacactatagGCATGAGCAGCTACTGAATTTACATAAACCTGTCGtcggtaaaaaaattatatatatatttgtgcaaTTCCAAATGCGCAGCAAGAGGATGAGACGGTGTCTAAATCTCCAGAACAATATCTGCAAACCGAAAGACACTAGATCAGGATATTGTTCGAGGTTAAAAAATGTTTTTCAGTCTGTCGGTTACTAGGAATGGAAAAGTTGATGAATATAACTTACATTCTGAATCTGTTTTGTCCCATTTACTCTTTTGAACATTTGGCTTGTCTTCTTTTTCCTCTTGTTTTCTCATGTTTGGCATCTGTACATCTTCTATGTATTTTTTCATTGATGATGCTCGAGACGTATTCTGAGGGGAGATCTTCTTGGAAAGCATTGTCCTCAAAAGCTGCATTTCGCCATACAATCGCCATCAGAAACAAATTATATAGGATGCCACAGTTCACAGATTATAGAATTCCAAAGCTCTACTTTATTCGAATAATTTTAGTATTAGATTATGTGAATAAGAAAATAATCATAAATGCTACAGAAATTACCTTCTCCATTCTTGATTCTGGAAGTGTGTCCCTGAAACTGGGAGTTGGCGCGAATCCACTTCTGCAGACAAACATTTTCTTCAAGAGAAAAGAAACGGATTTTTTACCAATCGATTTCTTATTGCTTTCCATGCAAGCATCTCTACATCGACCAAGAATCACTTTAATTGTTCTGTCAATGTCTTCTTCGTCTTCGTTATCTTCATCAATCAAGTCATTGCATACTGTACTAGATAGTCTACGGTCCACCTCCAAGCTTGACGGGCAATTAAGAAATCTGTCCAGGGGAAGATTAGCAATTCTCTCATCAACTTTAGCAGCTGGTTTTCGTGATAACAGATTAGTCAACTGTTTTTGTAGCTTTTCAACTTCTTCGGGGGTAAATTCTGCAGCCAATTCTTGAGAaagagattgatcatcatcttcAAGTCTCTGTCTCTCTCTGTTGTCTGGGAGATCATTTGTACCAAAAGTTCCAATTGTCAGCATTCCGTTAGACCAGTCATTGAattcttcattttttgtttcttGAATCAATTTATCTGTGGAATGGAAATCAGAAAAGAATTAGACAATAGAATACAAGAATACAATATAACGCTCCATACTGTAATCTCTCATGCACCAGCAGTTATTcataatcaaatagattgtgTGTAAACTTACTATTAGTTGAGGTCGAGTTTGATTTTGTGGTCTCTTTCCCTCTGTGAAGCTTATTTTGCATCCAGCTGAAGAACTGCAATAACAAACAACAAACTTAGCTTCTGAAAAAATTGATCTTGTTGTAAAAGAAGCTAAAAAACAAACAAGACATCATCGTTGTTTTACCTTCATTTGTTATATAATGCAAGAAGTATGGCTGAATCGACGATGAATCAAGGAAAGAATACTAGTAAGTTGTGGTAAGAAGAGTTTTGCAGCTGTTTATGAAAGCTATGCTTGATAATGTGCATTAGGTACTCAGATTATTAAGTAGATCCTAGAAGCCAATGAAAGTTAAGCTTTGGGAGTAATAAACTATTAAAAACATGGATATTTGCGACGAAAACCTTCACACAGCTTCTCATTGGTCCAAATTTCGAGCTGAGCCTTTGACAGATGAGTTCTCTGTATACTCTACATACATGATACATGTACCCAAGTATCACTGTCTACTCAAGCATACTGGCCGATAAAATAGTCCTGATTATAATGCAGACATACGTGGACGATGATAGTCGCGTCGGGTCCACAGCGATCAATCACAGATTATGCatttcaaataatatttgttGCTGATGACTCGGGAGTAAGTCCACAGACATGAGGTTAATCTGCGAGACACGGTAGTTAGAGCACCTAATCactaattaaactaattaaGGGTGTGGTCCTGGCGGGGATGCAAGGCATATGTCGCCAGAAAACAGTCCATCCTACAAGATCAGACCAACACGTGTGCTCAGGCCTCTGCGTTTTTCTTCTTAATCCTGTTTCCTTTCCTAAATCTCAATTTGTCCTATATAATCAGCCTGATCAATTTGTTATCAGAAAGTTATCAAGGGATTACGATTACTCTAAATACGTAGTCCTCATTATAAGCCATCTACATGGAAGACAGTGTCCATCTATTGAGATTCGAGGATTGTTAATAATCTATAAACTTGTTATTACTAGTTCAATCGATCATCGACACAGCAGCAACTTGGACAAAAGTATCAGTAAGCTTATACTATTGATTTCTCGAGATGCATGTAACAGACCAGTAAGAATGGAGTCGAGCAGAATCACTGCAACCAAGATGCAACTTTTTCCCTGAGATTAAACTATAACAAGGCATGTGCAGATGAGCCACTAGTCAACCTATATTTGGGCAAAGGGGATGAAACTTTCCATTTCTGGAAAGCTCCACGTTTGCTAACTACTATAAATAAACATAGCAATGTCGTGGATCTCTACCCTCCATGAAATTGCACCCCTTTTTTGACTAAGCTCGTGATTCATAGATATCATCAATTAAATACTATATCTCAGTAATGCTGTATTAAGATTTGACTTAAAACTCGAGATCAATAAAACCGAATATAATTGAATCCTTTAAAGTAGAGAAAGGTCTTCGAAATGTGAGATCAGATTCACCTTATTCGCATCAGAAGTTCAAGTATGACATAGTTGTTCGAGATCAGAATGTACACATACAAAGCCTGTTAGGCTAGGCTGTTATCAGGATTGTTATATCTACACTAACCGCAGCATTGGTCACATGAATCACAGATCTCGCAACAGCAGCTGAGGCATTGGAAACATGCGAGGGCAGTACAAAGTTGGGTAAATGCCACAGCACATTTATCATTTACTTGTGAACAGGCCTGAATGAAGCACATGCAACAGCATCGATCCATTAGACTCCCACAAAAATTCGTCGCCGCCTTCAtcataaaatctttagatacgTGCAACTTTGGTTCTCCACTGCCAAGAGGAAGATTCTCAGATGTAGCCATTAAGTCACCAAAACCGATACCCGTGTTCCTGAGAAATATTACTTTCCTGCCATTCATCCCCATCATCTGTGGCACAATATTTTCAGCAATCAGCAATTCAGAAGAAATGCacgaaaatatgataaaatgtTGAATCTCAAATTTATCATTGTgcaacttaaaatatataatgtgttCAAAAAATTGTTGATCAAGTAGAAGTAGCTAGCTACATGTAATAATAATCATAACTAGCTGAAAGCTTACCTCTTGTACTAGAACTGGGCCAGACGATTGCTTTCCTTTATCAGTCTGGACTAAAATCAAGCTGGTATACTCTGATGGAATTCCTGTCTGAATACTCATCTTTGCAACCTAAAAGCATGGGAATAACTCAATTAATCAGAAGCGGATACAATGCATAACAATTTTAGGCAGgcaaaatctttaaaaattacTTGAAGAACAAACAACTCTTGTTCTACACAAATACTACATCTGCAAATACATGTTACATGCATCAATCCTTTGAGGCATCGTACCAGATTATAATGTCGATTTATTTCTATAAGCACATCAAAAAGATAAAAAACTAACCTTCTCCTCTAGTGGTTTGCTTCCAGACAACCAAGCATGACATGTGAGTGTATCAATATGCCTTCTTGCAAGTACCTGCTTTGAAGAATGAGGGTTAGATGCAAATCCGTGTAGAAGTGCGACGTATTTATTCgaaaaatcaaaacatataCGGAATTGACTCTGCATTATAAATGCAACGTTGTTTCAGAGGCAGTTGACCTGATTATTGATGTAAAACAAATGCTGTATACATAATCATTGATCAGCAAAAGACTATTCAAATCAGACACTGATGAATATATGTTCTTGATCGTCAGATAATTaagttgaaatttttaattcaaaattttagaaattacCCTGTCTAGAGGAATGTCCTTTGCATTTTGTGCTTTCACATCTACCACAAACCTACTCAAATCTGACAAGGTGCCACTAGCTTTAAGCGTATCAGGGAATTTCCCAGAATATCTGCCTGATACGATCACTGGACAGCCGGCAGAAAGGTCTGGAATACGAGATGGGTACATCTGTGCATGAGGATATACAAAGACAATCAAGTGAGATGATCACATGAATAAAAAACCAAACAAGAGCACTACATGGAATTGGAAATGATGATTTATTAATCTCGCCATTTGTCAAAAAatggagaaatatatattagaaaaactAGAGCTAGAGATTAAGTCTTCTGCAATTACAGAGGAAAATACAATCCCTCGTGCATGAAAGCCACTCTCTTAATGAGACCCCGGTGGTGAAAACAAACAAAACCCTCACCCCCTCAGCATACAAGCCTGAGGCACTCGATTTGATACCAATTACTACCAAACACAGGTAGAATGTGTAATTTGTCAATTATTATTAGTTATGTTTTtgcataatcaaatataaggTAACAGGACTACTCATTACTAACTAGTATCAAACAATAAAATAACGCTAACCTTATCCTCGGAGATACAAATTGGAGTTAGTATCATATATCTATACAAAACCTCAGTgaaaaaattacattaaatgCAGTCTACTCAACTAAAATGAACATATCAGATCCCTATAGTATACCATATTAAGTTGATGAACCTTGAATGTCATCTCCTAGTGTAGCAGGAATCATTCAAAAACCAAAGAGGCGTATTGAACAATGTACCTCTAATTTATCAATGTGTTCCAGGGCATCAATTTTGATATTTGTAAGAATGAGAGATGAACTGCTGTCAAATAGCCTTTGCATTCGGAAGGTGATGGAATCTGAGAaaataatcatcaaaatatatagttCAAAGTTTAGATACCATCATTCAAGAAGACTAGTAACTAGATAACATGAAGACTTCTTGTCAAGAAACATATTTGAGTTACTTTTCCTTGATAACTAAACTGAGGCAATAAATTGTCACAACCAACTCTAAACAGATAAATATTACATTGATAGTGTTTAGCATTATATAATGCAGTCCGCGAAGACAAAAACTAAAAGAAGTATTAAcatacaaattataatataattttaatgtgtAATACAAAGAACTGACCAATATCATATGCAGCATCATAATAACCTCTTCCAATTTGCGCAAGCATTTGTAGGAAGAAATGATTACAGTATGAACCTGTAATGGTGAACTtgcatgaaaataattttaaaatcaaatgcATAAACAGTACAGCTGATTATTTCTTTTACAATTTTCTTAGTTGCTGACAGAAGAGGCAAATAAAAGTGAAGGCTAACCTATCCCAAATGTGCATATACGAGGAGAATCGGGACCCCAGTCTAAGAAGAGTTTTTTAATGTTGTTGCAAATGTCACGTTCATTTTCAACGGCCCCGTCCGTGATGAGAAAAATTAAAGGAACTGAATCACCAGTTTCCGCAACCATTTCTATTGCCTGTAGCAAGCATATTAATATACACCTCAGATATATCACAATTGTCCAGATTAAAATACAAGTATAAATTTTAGAAACACGTTAATAGCTCCAACAAGCATATATATGAGGAATACTAGCAGATTGAAAATGCAACTTCATACCTGATTTAGAGGTGACACGATGTTTGTGCCACCTTTTGCAATTAAATTTGTACTGATCCATTCTGCAGCTTTTTCGATTGTCTCATTTGATGCAAGTTCTATGGACGGTGAGAACGCTGCGCTAATCTCATTGAAGGCAATAATGTTAAAAGAATCCGTCTGGGAGAGGTTTGAAATGGCTTCTAGTAGTGCAGTTTTTGCAGACTCGATGGCGCCTCCCTGCATGCTTCCACTTATATCCACAACAAAGATTATGACCTTTCTGAAAACCTATAACATTCATTGAGATGGCATAAGAGTACAGATAAGCTAAgggaaaaataaatgaaaaaaaaaaaaaaaaaaaaactatgttACGCTCTGTTGTACAAACATTAACTTAACCTTTATATCAAACAATAGATAAACTTCTCAagcataattttgttatatatacaagtggaaattaaaatatttcatactcctgaatattataataaaatggcATAGGCATGAagaatatgtttatatttaaatgaaCCTTTCTACAAAGGTCACTCCCTGGGAATAGGGTAAAGCAGAACATCTCTCTCTGGTCATGATCATGAGGAGATGGAGCACGCAATAGGAGACCAGCAGATATATCACTCGAACAAACCTGATGAACCATAAACAGTCAAATATATCACGAAGGCTGAACATCTGATTTTGGAGAAAGCATATTGAAATAAGAAGTGCATTATTCAAACAAAAGATGTATAGAGTCTTACAGAATAAGAAAAAAAGAAGTCAGTGCTGGAAAATGACACAACTTCAGCCTCATATAAGAGGAGCAGCTCCCCTGCTCCGCGTCTTATTTCCTGCATAGAGATACAAAAGATTATGACTACATAGTTCACAAGTTCTAATTCCACAGATTAAAATTATGTAACAACGCATCCCGTTACCTTAAACGGATGACTAGTGGTTTTGCACAGGACCTGTGTCCCAATACCAGCCTTCAGATTCAGCTGAattttttctgttttattgATATTACTAGCTACAGGTATTACATATGTCGGAAAACTAAACGGAACAGAGAGGCAGAATTGACCATCTTGATACACCATTTTCTGAGACCATCTGACTTTGACATGGAGATTGGACCCGCCTTCAACCTTCTccaaattagataaaaatataaattgcaTTCTTATTTTGATTCACAAAAAATCGCTATGAACTAGATGAAAAATAACCTGAGAAACTTTGAATGTGTATATTTGGCGTTTGAGCAGGCAACCATCCTTTGCATTATCCTTGTTTTCTGTATCACACGTATCTCTGGTAGCAATCAATTGGGTATAGAATGAACTTCTAGTCGTACTGACTTCAACACCTAGAACTGAACCCTGTTAGCCATATCATTTCTTCTGAGAACTAGGAATCAGGAATTATAAGATGCCAATATCAAGCTATTGCATAGTTGTGTATAAGATCTGGATAGCTGAATAAGCGATGTAGATGTATTACATATTCTCATTGCTTATGCAAGCAATTAACTAACTATTATCAGACATCAATAGTACAAGACAATCTCATAAACACGCACATACACAGAGAAAGAATACTAACACAGCGGTCAGTCATCCTATATGAGCAagatccaaatataatcatCACCCGTAACTTCATATTAACAAAGCATTTACTTTGTTAAAATACACGGTagtaaaaatattgattttcccATTTTTAACTATTATAACCAAATTCACACTGAAAATTAACAAACCATTCTGCAAACACACAATTGTAGACCTGTTCAACTGGATTCTTTTTGTTTGATAAAGAAACATCACTGACAGCTTTTGTTCAACTCGGAAACACACATTCATAAACTACAATCATTTTAATACTCACCCTTTTTTTATACCgtcaaaatttagtcaagtATTCATTTCTTAAAAACCGTTCTAATCAAAGTGGCTCATACAAttcgggacggagggagcataGAATACCTGTTCGCCCATGGGGATCGCAATGCGACAATCACACGTTTTATTAGCAAGCACACAATGAACTCGCCAGCTTCCACTCACACTAACA
Coding sequences:
- the LOC108219666 gene encoding uncharacterized protein LOC108219666 isoform X1, whose protein sequence is MADQLSSSVAFGLKLSKRIYYGRQVSAPKASVMEKSSSDTWLPRGPMVYAEIKEPGVVDNPDIPTYQPYVYGLCEPPALIPLHMHGVEMEVDCYLDTAFVSVSGSWRVHCVLANKTCDCRIAIPMGEQGSVLGVEVSTTRSSFYTQLIATRDTCDTENKDNAKDGCLLKRQIYTFKVSQVEGGSNLHVKVRWSQKMVYQDGQFCLSVPFSFPTYVIPVASNINKTEKIQLNLKAGIGTQVLCKTTSHPFKEIRRGAGELLLLYEAEVVSFSSTDFFFSYSVCSSDISAGLLLRAPSPHDHDQREMFCFTLFPGSDLCRKVFRKVIIFVVDISGSMQGGAIESAKTALLEAISNLSQTDSFNIIAFNEISAAFSPSIELASNETIEKAAEWISTNLIAKGGTNIVSPLNQAIEMVAETGDSVPLIFLITDGAVENERDICNNIKKLFLDWGPDSPRICTFGIGSYCNHFFLQMLAQIGRGYYDAAYDIDSITFRMQRLFDSSSSLILTNIKIDALEHIDKLEMYPSRIPDLSAGCPVIVSGRYSGKFPDTLKASGTLSDLSRFVVDVKAQNAKDIPLDRVLARRHIDTLTCHAWLSGSKPLEEKVAKMSIQTGIPSEYTSLILVQTDKGKQSSGPVLVQEMMGMNGRKVIFLRNTGIGFGDLMATSENLPLGSGEPKLHVSKDFMMKAATNFCGSLMDRCCCMCFIQACSQVNDKCAVAFTQLCTALACFQCLSCCCEICDSCDQCCG
- the LOC108219666 gene encoding uncharacterized protein LOC108219666 isoform X2, translating into MVYQDGQFCLSVPFSFPTYVIPVASNINKTEKIQLNLKAGIGTQVLCKTTSHPFKEIRRGAGELLLLYEAEVVSFSSTDFFFSYSVCSSDISAGLLLRAPSPHDHDQREMFCFTLFPGSDLCRKVFRKVIIFVVDISGSMQGGAIESAKTALLEAISNLSQTDSFNIIAFNEISAAFSPSIELASNETIEKAAEWISTNLIAKGGTNIVSPLNQAIEMVAETGDSVPLIFLITDGAVENERDICNNIKKLFLDWGPDSPRICTFGIGSYCNHFFLQMLAQIGRGYYDAAYDIDSITFRMQRLFDSSSSLILTNIKIDALEHIDKLEMYPSRIPDLSAGCPVIVSGRYSGKFPDTLKASGTLSDLSRFVVDVKAQNAKDIPLDRVLARRHIDTLTCHAWLSGSKPLEEKVAKMSIQTGIPSEYTSLILVQTDKGKQSSGPVLVQEMMGMNGRKVIFLRNTGIGFGDLMATSENLPLGSGEPKLHVSKDFMMKAATNFCGSLMDRCCCMCFIQACSQVNDKCAVAFTQLCTALACFQCLSCCCEICDSCDQCCG
- the LOC108222444 gene encoding protein DEEPER ROOTING 1; protein product: MKFFSWMQNKLHRGKETTKSNSTSTNNKLIQETKNEEFNDWSNGMLTIGTFGTNDLPDNRERQRLEDDDQSLSQELAAEFTPEEVEKLQKQLTNLLSRKPAAKVDERIANLPLDRFLNCPSSLEVDRRLSSTVCNDLIDEDNEDEEDIDRTIKVILGRCRDACMESNKKSIGKKSVSFLLKKMFVCRSGFAPTPSFRDTLPESRMEKLLRTMLSKKISPQNTSRASSMKKYIEDVQMPNMRKQEEKEDKPNVQKSKWDKTDSEYIVLEI